The Campylobacter lari genome window below encodes:
- the motA gene encoding flagellar motor stator protein MotA, translating into MDLSTILGMVLAVVSISVGDILEGGNPLHVLHLASFIIVVPTAAFCAMTSTHKKIVKGAYKELKVVFKGSGVNLSQRIAELVEYSVIARRDGLLALESKTNEIDNEFLKEAMMMMVDGKSVEEIKESMEIQVEEMEEYYKECAEYWIRFGETCPTMGLVGAVFGLILALKLLDDPQAMAAGISGAFTATVTGIFGAYALFGPWGNKMKANSHDLIKERIVISHAIVSIAEGANPRDLEAKLFNYLSHDEPRISQFDK; encoded by the coding sequence ATGGATCTTTCAACCATACTTGGGATGGTATTAGCTGTTGTTAGTATTTCTGTAGGGGATATTTTAGAGGGTGGTAACCCTTTGCATGTTTTACACTTAGCGTCTTTTATTATCGTGGTGCCTACAGCAGCTTTTTGCGCAATGACTTCTACACATAAAAAAATTGTTAAAGGTGCATATAAGGAATTAAAGGTAGTTTTTAAAGGTTCGGGGGTAAATTTAAGTCAAAGAATAGCTGAGCTTGTAGAATACTCTGTTATAGCAAGAAGAGATGGACTTTTGGCTTTAGAGTCAAAAACTAATGAAATTGACAATGAGTTCTTAAAAGAAGCTATGATGATGATGGTAGATGGTAAGAGCGTAGAAGAAATTAAAGAAAGTATGGAAATTCAAGTAGAAGAAATGGAAGAATATTATAAAGAATGTGCAGAATATTGGATACGCTTTGGTGAAACTTGTCCTACTATGGGGCTTGTTGGCGCTGTTTTTGGATTGATTTTGGCACTTAAACTACTTGATGATCCACAGGCTATGGCAGCGGGTATTTCAGGAGCTTTTACAGCAACTGTTACGGGAATTTTTGGTGCTTATGCTTTATTTGGGCCTTGGGGTAATAAAATGAAAGCTAATTCACATGATTTAATTAAGGAAAGAATAGTTATTTCTCACGCTATTGTAAGCATTGCAGAAGGAGCTAATCCAAGAGATTTGGAGGCAAAGTTATTTAACTATTTAAGTCATGATGAGCCTAGAATTTCTCAATTTGATAAATAA
- the ndk gene encoding nucleoside-diphosphate kinase, producing MEKTLSIIKPDAVKKGVIGQILTRFESNGLRIAATKKIQLSEKEAQEFYAVHKDRPFFKDLVEFMISGPVVVSVLEGENAMLKNRELMGATNPKEAAPGTIRADFADSIDANAVHGSDSLENAKIEIEFFFSKTEIL from the coding sequence TTGGAAAAAACACTTTCTATTATTAAACCTGATGCAGTAAAAAAAGGCGTTATTGGTCAAATTTTAACACGCTTTGAAAGCAACGGTCTAAGAATAGCGGCTACAAAAAAAATACAGCTTTCAGAAAAAGAAGCACAAGAATTTTATGCTGTACACAAAGATAGACCATTTTTTAAAGACTTAGTTGAATTTATGATCAGTGGTCCGGTTGTGGTTTCTGTTTTAGAAGGCGAAAATGCTATGTTAAAAAACAGAGAATTAATGGGTGCTACAAATCCAAAAGAAGCGGCTCCTGGTACTATCAGAGCAGATTTTGCAGATAGTATTGATGCAAACGCGGTTCATGGAAGCGATAGCTTGGAAAATGCAAAAATTGAAATAGAATTTTTCTTTTCAAAAACTGAAATTCTATAA
- the rpmF gene encoding 50S ribosomal protein L32, with product MAVPKRRVSKTRAAKRRTHYKVTLPMPIKDKDGSYKMPHRVNPVTKEY from the coding sequence ATGGCAGTACCTAAGAGAAGAGTGAGCAAAACTCGCGCAGCAAAACGCAGAACTCATTACAAAGTTACCTTACCTATGCCTATTAAGGATAAAGATGGTAGCTACAAAATGCCTCATCGTGTAAATCCTGTAACTAAGGAATATTAA
- the plsX gene encoding phosphate acyltransferase PlsX — MTSIAIDAMGGDFGEKPIIEGVIQALKERKFKAILVGDPQKLKTLIPQELNSYIEYEEAFDVFAMEENSTDALKRKDSTIYKAIDLVRNQKAKAVVSAGHSGATMSLATLRLGRLANIARPAIATLMPNIHSRTLVLDVGANVDCKSEHLFQFAIMGEAYAKEILKIAKPRVALLSNGEEECKGNELTKETHQLLKQLSNFVGNAEGRDIFNGTIDVLVCDGFNGNILLKTGEGVASVITKLLKQEIQKSFLAKLGYLLAKPAFNELKTHIDYEEYGGAPLLGVKECVIISHGKSGPKAIKNAIFQALNFTQSNINQTIEKELANYEIN; from the coding sequence ATGACGAGCATTGCTATTGATGCAATGGGTGGTGATTTTGGGGAAAAACCTATTATAGAAGGTGTAATTCAAGCTCTAAAAGAGCGAAAATTTAAAGCCATCTTAGTAGGAGATCCTCAAAAGCTTAAAACCTTAATCCCTCAAGAATTAAACTCATATATAGAATATGAAGAGGCTTTTGATGTATTTGCTATGGAAGAAAATTCTACAGATGCATTAAAACGAAAAGATAGTACAATCTACAAAGCCATAGATTTAGTAAGAAATCAAAAAGCAAAAGCTGTTGTGTCAGCTGGACATAGTGGAGCTACTATGAGTTTGGCTACTTTAAGACTTGGAAGATTAGCCAATATCGCTAGACCTGCAATAGCCACTTTAATGCCAAATATCCATTCAAGAACATTAGTGTTAGATGTTGGTGCAAATGTTGATTGCAAAAGTGAGCATTTGTTTCAATTTGCCATTATGGGTGAAGCCTATGCTAAAGAAATTTTAAAAATTGCTAAGCCTAGAGTTGCTTTGCTTTCAAATGGTGAAGAAGAATGCAAAGGAAATGAGCTTACTAAAGAAACCCATCAACTTTTAAAGCAACTTTCAAATTTTGTCGGAAATGCTGAAGGAAGAGATATATTTAATGGCACGATAGATGTATTAGTATGCGATGGTTTTAATGGAAATATCTTACTTAAAACCGGCGAAGGTGTAGCAAGTGTTATTACAAAACTTTTAAAACAAGAAATTCAAAAATCTTTTTTAGCAAAACTTGGCTATCTTTTAGCAAAACCTGCTTTTAATGAATTAAAAACCCACATTGATTATGAAGAATATGGCGGGGCTCCCCTTCTAGGTGTGAAAGAATGTGTCATTATAAGTCATGGTAAAAGCGGTCCAAAAGCTATTAAAAATGCTATTTTTCAAGCATTAAATTTTACACAATCAAATATAAATCAAACTATAGAAAAAGAACTTGCCAATTATGAAATCAACTAA
- a CDS encoding ferredoxin, 4Fe-4S, giving the protein MAVKITDICIACGSCIDECPVSAIVDDANNPEGEDRYYVYADKCVECVGHNDQPACASACPTDGCIVWSDVVSGQPSRDNIGSDLRDGSTPVFA; this is encoded by the coding sequence ATGGCAGTTAAAATTACTGATATTTGTATAGCATGTGGTTCTTGTATAGATGAATGCCCAGTAAGTGCAATCGTAGATGATGCAAATAACCCTGAGGGCGAAGATAGATATTATGTTTATGCTGATAAATGTGTTGAATGTGTAGGACATAATGATCAGCCAGCATGTGCAAGTGCATGTCCAACTGATGGCTGTATTGTATGGAGCGATGTAGTTAGTGGTCAACCAAGTCGTGATAATATCGGAAGCGATTTAAGAGATGGCTCAACTCCGGTATTTGCTTAA
- the motB gene encoding flagellar motor protein MotB yields the protein MGKKHKCPECPAGEKWAVPYADFLSLLLALFIALWAISESNPAKTEALKTEFVKIFEFTASSPLEKESEVHNKYSAPSNANVEELEKLKKLSITQQENIEKLKAALDQRENNIVLNLPARVEFARGSIQIDSADVQDFLKRISEVLKKMPKQAQIELRGYTDASDRDPKRNFDLASKRSQVVADYLIAKGIDPTQLIVVSFGDNYPLSTNKEDEINNRVEFYIRVDSSDNQVRKSVLDQIETFK from the coding sequence ATGGGAAAAAAACATAAATGTCCAGAATGTCCAGCAGGTGAAAAATGGGCAGTGCCTTATGCAGACTTTTTAAGTTTGCTTTTGGCGCTTTTTATTGCTCTTTGGGCGATTTCTGAAAGTAATCCTGCAAAAACTGAAGCCTTGAAAACTGAATTTGTTAAAATTTTTGAATTCACTGCTTCTAGTCCTTTAGAAAAAGAAAGTGAAGTGCATAATAAATATAGCGCACCTTCAAATGCAAATGTAGAAGAGCTTGAAAAACTTAAGAAATTAAGTATTACTCAACAAGAAAATATAGAAAAATTAAAAGCAGCATTAGATCAAAGAGAAAATAATATAGTTTTAAATTTACCAGCTAGAGTTGAATTTGCTAGGGGTAGTATTCAGATTGATTCTGCTGATGTACAAGATTTTTTAAAGCGTATTAGTGAAGTGCTCAAGAAAATGCCAAAACAAGCTCAAATAGAACTTAGAGGTTATACTGATGCAAGCGATCGGGATCCTAAGAGAAATTTTGATTTAGCTAGTAAAAGATCTCAAGTTGTAGCTGATTATTTAATAGCTAAAGGAATCGATCCAACTCAACTTATAGTTGTAAGTTTTGGTGATAATTATCCTTTAAGTACAAATAAAGAAGATGAAATAAATAATAGGGTAGAGTTTTATATTCGTGTAGATTCTTCAGACAATCAAGTTAGAAAGTCAGTATTAGATCAAATAGAAACTTTTAAATAA
- a CDS encoding beta-ketoacyl-ACP synthase III, whose protein sequence is MKSTKASLKSIASYIPEKILSNKELESMVQTSDEWILRRTGIEQRRIANDDENTSDLGTKAAIKAIQRANLKPQDIDAIIVATLSPDCFTMPSTACKIAHNLGLKNITAFDISAACSGFIYLLELAKSMVESKTKKNVLIIGAEKISSIIDYTDRSICVLFGDGAGAGIVSLDDNYPIIDTHTASDGEFGDLLITQRSQKSSICSPLSMQMKGNEVFKIAVNTLSNDVIDILAKNNIKSEEIDLFIPHQANLRIIKAVQEKLNFADEQCVVTVQKYGNTSAASIPMAMNDAYEQGRLKQGSLILLDAFGGGFTWGSALLRFGGENNK, encoded by the coding sequence ATGAAATCAACTAAAGCTTCATTAAAAAGTATAGCTTCTTACATCCCCGAAAAAATACTTAGCAATAAAGAATTAGAATCTATGGTGCAAACTAGTGATGAGTGGATATTAAGAAGAACAGGAATAGAACAAAGACGCATAGCAAATGATGATGAAAACACAAGTGATCTTGGTACTAAAGCAGCTATCAAAGCTATACAAAGAGCGAATTTAAAACCTCAAGACATAGATGCTATTATTGTTGCTACTTTAAGTCCTGATTGCTTTACTATGCCATCAACTGCATGTAAAATTGCTCATAATCTTGGATTAAAAAACATCACTGCTTTTGACATTTCTGCAGCATGTTCAGGGTTTATTTATCTTTTAGAACTTGCTAAATCTATGGTTGAAAGCAAAACAAAGAAAAATGTTTTAATTATTGGAGCTGAAAAAATTAGCTCTATTATAGACTATACAGATAGAAGTATTTGTGTTTTATTTGGCGATGGAGCTGGTGCTGGAATTGTATCTTTAGATGATAATTATCCGATTATAGATACTCATACAGCAAGTGATGGGGAATTTGGAGATTTATTAATAACTCAAAGATCTCAAAAAAGTAGCATTTGCTCTCCTCTTTCTATGCAAATGAAAGGAAACGAAGTATTTAAAATTGCAGTAAATACTCTAAGTAATGATGTTATTGATATTCTTGCAAAAAATAATATAAAAAGTGAAGAAATTGATCTTTTTATACCTCATCAGGCTAATTTAAGAATTATTAAAGCCGTGCAAGAAAAATTAAATTTTGCAGATGAACAATGCGTGGTTACAGTGCAAAAATACGGTAATACTTCAGCAGCCTCAATACCTATGGCAATGAATGATGCTTATGAACAAGGTCGTTTAAAACAAGGTTCGCTAATATTGCTTGATGCTTTTGGCGGTGGATTTACTTGGGGTTCAGCATTGCTTCGTTTTGGCGGAGAAAATAACAAATAA